One segment of Salvelinus alpinus chromosome 1, SLU_Salpinus.1, whole genome shotgun sequence DNA contains the following:
- the LOC139574802 gene encoding immunoglobulin lambda-1 light chain-like isoform X3: MLGTLCTLITALTYVSCQKAVTQTPSVLTVSSKGTATFHCDITKGEGYYVSWYKQVPGGAPQYVLRFYHAHASPDEYGSGFSSGRFTSKATSDKDYQFIISNVEETDSAVYYCQTWDNSVKVHVFGQGTKLFVTDSTLPPPVLTIFPPSSDELKSSKVTLVCLASQMAMGYADVIWTAGGNPVTGGIATSGPVPQADKTFQLSSCLTVDTSEWNQDKVFSCKVTAGSKFAEKDIKKSVCTTE; the protein is encoded by the exons ATGCTGGGGACACTCTGCACTCTCATCACTGCTCTAACAT ATGTCAGTTGCCAGAAAGCAGTGACACAGACACCTTCAGTACTGACTGTCAGTTCAAAGGGGACTGCTACTTTTCACTGTGACATTACCAAAGGGGAAGGTTATTATGTAAGCTGGTATAAACAGGTTCCAGGCGGAGCACCTCAGTATGTGTTAAGGTTTTACCATGCTCATGCCTCTCCTGATGAATATGGATCTGGTTTCTCCTCTGGTCGTTTCACATCTAAAGCCACGTCTGATAAGGATTATCAGTTTATAATCAGTAATGTGGAGGAGACAGACTCagcagtgtattactgtcagaCATGGGACAACTCTGTTAAAGTGCACGTAT TCGGACAAGGAACCAAGCTCTTTGTTACTG ACTCTACCCTCCCTCCGCCTGTCTTGACCATCTTCCCTCCGTCCAGCGATGAGTTGAAGTCCAGCAAAGTCACCCTGGTGTGTCTGGCCAGTCAGATGGCCATGGGCTACGCCGATGTCATCTGGACAGCGGGAGGGAATCCGGTCACCGGCGGCATCGCTACGAGTGGCCCGGTGCCGCAAGCCGACAAGACGTTCCAACTCAGCAGCTGTCTGACCGTTGACACGTCAGAATGGAACCAGGACAAAGTGTTCTCATGTAAAGTCACCGCGGGCTCCAAGTTCGCTGAGAAAGACATCAAGAAGTCTGTATGCACCACTGAATAG
- the LOC139574802 gene encoding immunoglobulin lambda-1 light chain-like isoform X4, whose translation MLGTLCTLITALTYVSCQKAVTQTPSVLTVSSKGTATFHCDITKGEGYYVSWYKQVPGGAPQYVLRFYHAHASPDEYGSGFSSGRFTSKATSDKDYQFIISNVEETDSAVYYCQTWDNSVKVHVFGQGTKLFVTDSTLPPPVLTIFPPSSDELKSSKVTLVCLASQMAMGYADVIWTAGGNPVTGGIATSGPVPQADKTFQLSSCLTVDTSEWNQDKVFSCKVTAGSKFAEKDIKKSVCTTE comes from the exons ATGTCAGTTGCCAGAAAGCAGTGACACAGACACCTTCAGTACTGACTGTCAGTTCAAAGGGGACTGCTACTTTTCACTGTGACATTACCAAAGGGGAAGGTTATTATGTAAGCTGGTATAAACAGGTTCCAGGCGGAGCACCTCAGTATGTGTTAAGGTTTTACCATGCTCATGCCTCTCCTGATGAATATGGATCTGGTTTCTCCTCTGGTCGTTTCACATCTAAAGCCACGTCTGATAAGGATTATCAGTTTATAATCAGTAATGTGGAGGAGACAGACTCagcagtgtattactgtcagaCATGGGACAACTCTGTTAAAGTGCACGTAT TCGGACAAGGAACCAAGCTCTTTGTTACTG ACTCTACCCTCCCTCCGCCTGTCTTGACCATCTTCCCTCCGTCCAGCGATGAGTTGAAGTCCAGCAAAGTCACCCTGGTGTGTCTGGCCAGTCAGATGGCCATGGGCTACGCCGATGTCATCTGGACAGCGGGAGGGAATCCGGTCACCGGCGGCATCGCTACGAGTGGCCCGGTGCCGCAAGCCGACAAGACGTTCCAACTCAGCAGCTGTCTGACCGTTGACACGTCAGAATGGAACCAGGACAAAGTGTTCTCATGTAAAGTCACCGCGGGCTCCAAGTTCGCTGAGAAAGACATCAAGAAGTCTGTATGCACCACTGAATAG